One window of Triticum dicoccoides isolate Atlit2015 ecotype Zavitan chromosome 5A, WEW_v2.0, whole genome shotgun sequence genomic DNA carries:
- the LOC119301476 gene encoding U-box domain-containing protein 39-like yields the protein MGAARPRRWRFPFQRSAPSSPSSKSLPPAPYSPARSAAAAYPEPDRKWEEEAAPPEFVCPLSGALMADPVILPSGQTYERACLQACAELSFLPPGAGSGSDAMIPNSALKAAIGSWCARSGRAAPRPPSKEAARDAVLRAMPPAAAAAAEAKSVRTRRAAMASSSNSSYSSPASAASTSTSTSSSEITPAEEDAAVKPVKEVELPVDPLEDEVVATVMDADEDVEVAAACALLRDATRGSAERRLALCTPRLLAALRRVLLIPRHASARVDATAALVNLSLEPANKVRIVRAGAVPALVEVLRSSGSAPEAREHAAGALFGLALNEENRAAIGVLGAVPPLLDLLTSPAHHPRARRDAGMAIYHLSLAAVNQSKVARFPGASKALLTVASSAVEPTPIRRLALMVICNVGACSEGRASLMDAGAVAAVSGILLSAHDDATRAALAELEECCVAAIYALSRGSLRFRGLARAAGADRALRRVAEEGTPGGVRREMARKTLRAMRGDLDEEADLTGSSLECGDGDDCGGSIVSDGLMSFRRRQREVGASSCGNTAEF from the coding sequence ATGGGTGCCGCGCGTCCGCGGCGCTGGAGGTTCCCCTTCCAACGCAGCgcgccctcctccccctcctccaagtcCCTGCCGCCGGCCCCCTACTCGCCCGCGCGCTCCGCGGCCGCCGCCTACCCGGAGCCGGACCGGAAGTGGGAGGAGGAGGCCGCGCCGCCGGAGTTCGTGTGCCCGCTCTCCGGCGCGCTCATGGCCGACCCGGTCATCCTGCCCTCCGGCCAGACGTACGAGCGCGCCTGCCTCCAGGCCTGCGCCGAACTCTCCTTCTTGCCCCCCGGCGCGGGCTCGGGCTCTGATGCGATGATTCCAAACTCGGCCCTCAAGGCCGCCATCGGCTCCTGGTGCGCACGCTCCGGCCGCGCGGCGCCAAGGCCGCCGTCCAAAGAAGCTGCCCGGGACGCCGTGCTCCGCGCGATGCCTCCGGCCGCGGCAGCCGCGGCCGAGGCCAAGTCTGTTAGGACTAGAAGGGCGGCGATGGCGAGCTCGTCCAATTCCTCCTACTCCTCCCCGGCGTCCGCCGCGTCGACGTCGACGTCCACGTCGTCCTCGGAGATCACACCCGCGGAGGAGGATGCGGCCGTGAAGCCAGTCAAGGAGGTGGAGTTGCCGGTTGACCCGTTGGAGGATGAGGTGGTGGCGACGGTAATGGACGCGGACGAAGATGTAGAAGTGGCGGCCGCTTGTGCCCTCCTCCGGGACGCCACCCGGGGGAGCGCGGAGCGTCGGCTCGCGCTCTGCACGCCGCGGCTGCTcgcggcgctccggcgtgtgcTGCTAATCCCGCGGCACGCCTCCGCGCGGGTCGACGCGACGGCGGCGCTGGTCAACCTCTCCCTTGAGCCGGCGAACAAGGTACGCATCGTGCGCGCGGGCGCCGTGCCGGCGCTCGTCGAGGTGCTCCGCTCGAGCGGCTCGGCGCCGGAGGCGCGCGAGCACGCGGCCGGCGCGCTCTTCGGCCTGGCGCTCAACGAGGAGAACCGCGCCGCCATCGGCGTGCTGGGCGCGGTGCCTCCCCTGCTGGACCTCCTCACCTCGCCCGCCCACCACCCGCGCGCGCGCCGCGACGCCGGGATGGCGATCTACCACCTCTCGCTCGCCGCCGTCAACCAGTCCAAGGTGGCCCGCTTCCCGGGGGCATCCAAGGCCCTCCTCACCGTGGCGTCCAGCGCCGTCGAGCCGACGCCCATCCGCAGGCTGGCTCTCATGGTGATCTGCAACGTGGGCGCCTGCTCGGAGGGCCGCGCCTCGCTGATGGACGCGGGCGCCGTGGCGGCCGTGTCCGGCATCCTCCTCTCCGCCCACGACGACGCCACCCGCGCCGCGCtcgcggagctggaggagtgcTGCGTGGCGGCGATCTACGCGCTGAGCCGCGGCAGCCTCCGGTTCCGCGGCCTGGCGCGCGCGGCCGGCGCGGACAGGGCGCTCCGCCGCGTGGCCGAGGAGGGGACCCCGGGGGGCGTCCGGCGCGAGATGGCGAGGAAGACGCTGCGCGCCATGCGGGGCGACCTGGACGAGGAGGCGGACCTGACCGGCAGCAGCCTGGagtgcggcgacggggacgactgCGGCGGCAGCATCGTGTCCGACGGGCTCATGTCGTTCCGGCGGCGGCAGCGCGAGGTCGGGGCCTCGTCGTGCGGCAACACCGCCGAGTTCTGA